From Anopheles arabiensis isolate DONGOLA chromosome 3, AaraD3, whole genome shotgun sequence, a single genomic window includes:
- the LOC120902773 gene encoding uncharacterized protein LOC120902773 → MQFHILLTFILITLIRKESFCQLDNGTSTALNTRAFVKKECDGVKTYICDSCTSRRPCFGTQEIETTFTCGTGLFCIEGTASDRCGPTPSDVCVTSTESRPFTCSASGLFPDPNNCQNYHVCLAASESSTVYTCPPGYVFNIVTTSCIRQISAANCVTVSCPVAVPSYVLYGTSRVYYVVCDGVNLPTEVLRCPNGALFTFFSSSTRFGECVYTCSGQGNYPNSNNPSSYYQCYISNGRLVYNELDCPSGTIFNQTLRYCTRQ, encoded by the exons ATGCAGTTCCACATTCTACTAACTTTCATTTTAATTACTCTTATTCGCAAAGAATCATTTTGCCAGCTGGACAATGGCACTAGTACTGCTCTCAACACAAGAGCTTTTGTAAAAAAGGAATGTGATGGAGTAAAAACATATATTTGTGATTCTTGCACTTCGCGGAGGCCTTGCTTTGGCACGCAGGAAATTGAAACGACATTTACTTGTGGTACTGGTTTATTCTGTATCGAGGGTACCGCATCTGATCGATGTGGACCAACACCTTCGGATGTTTGTGTAACATCAACAGAAAGCAGGCCGTTCACTTGCTCCGCTAGTGGACTTTTTCCAG ATCCCAACAACTGTCAGAACTATCATGTATGTTTAGCCGCTAGTGAGTCCTCAACGGTGTATACCTGTCCGCCGGGTTACGTCTTTAATATCGTCACTACATCATGCATTCGTCAAATATCAGCAGCTAATTGTGTTACGGTGTCCTGTCCAGTAGCAGTTCCTAGCTACGTTCTTTACGGCACGAGTAGAGTGTATTACGTCGTATGTGATGGCGTTAATCTACCCACCGAAGTATTACGGTGTCCAAACGGCGctctttttacatttttctcttCCAGTACGCGTTTCGGTGAATGTGTATACACTTGTTCAGGGCAGGGTAATTATCCTAATAGCAATAATCCTAGCTCCTATTACCAATGCTATATATCTAATGGTCGTTTGGTGTATAACGAGCTCGATTGTCCATCAGGTACTATATTTAATCAAACCCTGCGTTATTGTACGAGACAGTAA
- the LOC120902771 gene encoding uncharacterized protein LOC120902771, with the protein MGAVVWILGLCCVIATGLQTIRADDSLPIVVRLHRTVVDNTNTNLNDSDESKKECKARGITCGSCTSVMLCNHENKMVASYECSSVDAQRPYCVGNGMCTNIMDAQCNTPSELCPPEQSYAFYPVPGNCSESVYCNDKKFAMKQSAPSSSYVFNSLVQSWTLRKTTADCFQINCLSSTMQNKFYVYKPNPRLYFYCATFGPMTFECSENEEFNETKRRCEFACKKEGKFAIPDGNGGSQTDRYYLCLAGLNGSYQLFETPCPTGLTFQTDDCKLPPPPATS; encoded by the exons ATGGGGGCAGTGGTTTGGATTCTAGGGTTGTGCTGTGTAATTGCAACGGGGCTTCAG ACGATAAGAGCGGATGATAGCTTACCAATAGTCGTTCGATTGCATAGAACTGTGGTTGATAATACTAATACAAATCTAAACGATTCCGACGAGTCTAAAAAAGAATGCAAAGCTCGTGGCATCACTTGTGGTAGCTGTACAAGCGTAATG CTTTGTAACCATGAGAATAAAATGGTTGCCTCATATGAGTGCAGTTCTGTCGATGCTCAACGACCTTACTGTGTGGGCAATGGAATGTGTACAAATATCATGGATGCACAATGTAACACGCCTAGCGAATTATGCCCACCAGAACAATCCTATGCATTTTATCCAG TTCCCGGCAATTGTAGTGAATCGGTATATTGCAACGATAAAAAGTTCGCAATGAAGCAAAGCGCTCCTAGCTCATCGTACGTGTTCAATTCTTTAGTCCAATCATGGACTTTGCGTAAAACTACTGCCGATTGTTTCCAAATTAACTGTCTGAGTTCAACAATGCAGAACAAATTTTATGTATATAAACCAAATCCTCGGCTATATTTTTATTGCGCCACCTTCGGGCCGATGACGTTCGAATGTAGTGAAAATGAAGAATTCAATGAAACTAAGAGAAGGTGTGAGTTTGCTTGCAAAAAAGAAGGTAAATTTGCAATTCCGGACGGAAATGGAGGATCGCAAACGGATCGCTACTATTTATGTTTGGCGGGGCTGAACGGATCG TACCAATTGTTTGAAACACCCTGTCCTACTGGGCTGACTTTTCAAACGGACGATTGCAAactaccaccgccaccagctACATCATAA